A window of the Mus pahari chromosome 1, PAHARI_EIJ_v1.1, whole genome shotgun sequence genome harbors these coding sequences:
- the LOC110324270 gene encoding acyl-CoA desaturase 2, which yields MPAHILQEISGSYSATTTITAPPSGGQQNGGEKFEKSPHHWGADVRPEMKDDLYDPTYQDEEGPPPKLEYVWRNIILMALLHVGALYGITLVPSCKVYTCLFAYLYYLISALGITAGAHRLWSHRTYKARLPLRLFLIIANTMAFQNDVYEWARDHRAHHKFSETXADPHNSRRGFFFSXVGWLLVRKHPAVKEKGGKLDMSDLKAEKLVMFQRRYYKPGLLLMCFILPTLVPWYCWGETFVNSLCVSTFLRYAVVLNATWLVNSAAHLYGYRPYDKNISSRENILVSMGAVGEGFHNYHHAFPYDYSASEYRWHINFTTFFIDCMAVLGLAYDRKRVSKAAVLARIKRTGDGSCKSG from the exons ATGCCGGCCCACATACTGCAAGAG ATCTCTGGCTCTTACTCAGCCACCACCACAATCACAGCACCACCTTCTGGGGGACAGCAGAATGGAGGAGAGAAGTTTGAAAAGAGCCCTCACCACTGGGGAGCAGATGTCCGCCCTGAAATGAAAGATGATCTGTATGACCCCACCTATCAGGATGAGGAGGGGCCCCCACCCAAGCTGGAGTACGTCTGGAGGAACATCATTCTCATGGCCCTGCTGCACGTGGGAGCCCTGTACGGGATCACACTGGTTCCCTCCTGCAAGGTCTACACCTGCCTCTTCG CCTATTTGTACTACTTAATCAGTGCCCTGGGCATCACAGCTGGGGCTCATCGCCTGTGGAGCCACAGAACATACAAGGCGAGGCTGCCCCTGAGGCTCTTCCTCATCATTGCCAACACCATGGCGTTCCAG AATGACGTGTATGAATGGGCCCGAGATCACCGCGCCCACCACAAGTTCTCAGAAACACANGCTGACCCTCACAATTCNCGCCGTGGCTTCTTCTTCTCTCANGTGGGTTGGCTGCTTGTGCGCAAACACCCGGCTGTCAAAGAGAAGGGCGGAAAACTGGACATGTCTGACCTAAAGGCCGAGAAGCTGGTGATGTTCCAGAGGAG GTACTACAAGCCCGGCCTCCTGCTGATGTGCTTCATCCTGCCCACTCTTGTGCCCTGGTACTGCTGGGGCGAGACTTTTGTAAACAGCTTGTGCGTTAGCACCTTCTTGCGATACGCCGTGGTGCTCAACGCCACCTGGCTGGTGAACAGTGCCGCCCACCTCTACGGATATCGCCCCTATGACAAGAACATTAGCTCTCGGGAGAACATCTTGGTTTCCATGGGAGCTGTGG GCGAGGGCTTCCACAACTACCACCACGCCTTCCCCTACGACTATTCTGCCAGTGAGTACCGCTGGCACATCAACTTCACCACGTTCTTCATCGACTGCATGGCTGTCCTGGGCCTGGCTTACGACCGGAAGAGAGTGTCCAAGGCCGCTGTCTTAGCCAGGATTAAGAGAACTGGAGATGGAAGCTGCAAGAGCGGCTGA